The following coding sequences are from one Chloroflexota bacterium window:
- a CDS encoding CoA transferase, which yields MTSPPSALHGITVLDLTQGVAGPFCTRLLAGYGADVLKIEMPGRGDVSRHAAPFYRDSPHPESSGLFFHLNGGKRSITLNLRSPTGRAVFLHLARDADLVVESFRPGTMARFGLGRAELLRANPFLVLSSISNFGQSGPYRDYEAVDLIAQAYGGPLMYGQGLAEKTPLKFAGNSGLYYAGVMAALAAMGAVLFAKMGGPGQHVDTSIVHALMSSPEHKPISAQYTGAPTPRATSVSRWSYLMGFYPCKDGFIGVQGSGRGETWWPRVYRMMGMPELERDPRFSTPEARDANRDDLEALWYTWLADHTRQEIFAAATAARYPLAPVYTPADFATDPHFTARRFFEPVRRRALGTILQPGAPAKLLGSPWLEGQPAPALGEHNHQIYAGRLGYSAKQLAEMRSAGVI from the coding sequence ATGACCTCACCGCCTTCCGCCCTCCACGGCATCACCGTCCTCGATCTCACCCAGGGCGTCGCCGGCCCATTCTGCACGCGGCTCCTCGCAGGCTACGGCGCCGACGTCCTCAAGATCGAAATGCCCGGCCGCGGCGATGTCTCCCGCCACGCCGCCCCCTTCTACCGCGATTCACCGCACCCCGAATCCTCCGGCCTCTTCTTCCACCTCAACGGCGGCAAGCGCTCCATCACCCTCAACCTCAGATCGCCCACGGGCCGCGCCGTCTTCCTCCACCTCGCCCGCGATGCAGACCTCGTCGTCGAAAGCTTTCGCCCGGGGACCATGGCGCGCTTCGGCCTCGGCCGCGCCGAGCTCCTGCGCGCCAATCCCTTCCTCGTCCTCTCCTCCATCTCCAACTTCGGCCAGTCCGGCCCCTACCGCGATTACGAAGCCGTGGACCTCATCGCCCAGGCCTACGGCGGCCCGCTCATGTACGGTCAGGGCCTCGCGGAAAAGACGCCCCTCAAGTTCGCGGGCAACTCCGGCCTCTACTACGCAGGCGTCATGGCCGCCCTCGCGGCCATGGGCGCCGTCCTCTTCGCCAAGATGGGCGGACCCGGCCAGCATGTGGACACCTCCATCGTCCACGCCCTCATGTCCTCGCCGGAGCACAAGCCCATCAGCGCCCAGTACACCGGCGCGCCTACGCCCCGCGCCACCAGCGTCTCCCGCTGGAGTTACCTCATGGGCTTCTATCCCTGTAAGGACGGCTTCATCGGCGTCCAGGGGAGCGGCCGCGGCGAAACCTGGTGGCCCCGCGTCTACCGCATGATGGGCATGCCTGAGCTGGAGCGCGACCCGCGCTTCTCGACTCCCGAGGCCCGCGACGCCAACCGCGACGACCTTGAGGCTCTCTGGTACACCTGGCTCGCCGACCACACCCGCCAGGAAATCTTCGCCGCCGCCACCGCCGCGCGTTATCCCCTGGCGCCCGTCTACACCCCAGCCGATTTCGCCACCGACCCGCACTTCACCGCCCGCCGCTTCTTCGAGCCTGTGCGCCGGCGCGCCCTCGGCACGATCCTCCAGCCCGGCGCGCCCGCCAAGCTTCTCGGCTCCCCCTGGCTTGAAGGTCAGCCTGCCCCCGCCCTCGGCGAACACAATCACCAGATATACGCAGGCAGGCTCGGCTATTCCGCCAAGCAGCTAGCGGAAATGCGCTCCGCAGGGGTGATCTAG